The following nucleotide sequence is from uncultured Roseateles sp..
CCTGACACCGGGCGTGCAAACGCTGACCCGCTACCAGGGCTACGGCTTCCAGACCGTCCAGCCCGACCCGCCGGTGGGCGGCAGCAGCAGCATCCTGGCCAAGGGCGTGACGGCCTGCAGCTTCAGCTACACCAATGCCGCGGTGGCGGCGCGGGCAGCCCTGGTCACCTTGCAACTGACGCTGTCCGCCAACACCGGCAGCGGTGCCGAGACAGTTTCTCTCTACCATGCGATCCATGTCGACAACCTGCCGTAAGCCACAGCACCGCATCGTGCGCGAGACCGGCTTCACGCTGGTCTCGGTGGTCTTCATCCTGGTCGTGCTGGCCGTGCTCGGGGCGGCCATGGCCAGGATGAGCATGCGCCAGCACCTGGGCTCGGCCGCTGAGCTGGGCACGGCGCGCGCCTACCAGGCGGCCTACGCGGGCCTGGAATGGGCCAGCGTGCAGGTCTTGCGCAGCGCCGCGGCGCCCGCCTGCTTTGCCGGCACGCAAATCACGCTGGGCGATTTCGTCGTCAGCGTCAGCTGCACACGCACCCAGGGCAGCGATGGCGCCAGCACCCTGAACTTCTACCAGCTCATCGCCAATGCCTGCAATGCGCCATCGGCCAGCGGCTGCCCGAACACCGCCACCAGCCCGCAGACCACCTATCTGGAGCGGCAGCTGAGCCGCACCGTGGCGCGATGAGTGCCTGGCTGTGGCGCCTGCTGGTCGGCCTGCTGCTCCTGCTGTCGCAGCCGGCCCTTGCCGCCAGCTACACCTTCCCGGGCGCGCTGCCTCCGGGTTGCAGCGGCGCCAGCGGCACCTACACCTGCGGCGCCCTGACCCTGGCCTACAACGACACCGTGACCATCGCCTCGCCCAAACCGGCCAAGATCACGATCAACGGTGCCTTCAGCACCGACAACGCCACCATCAACAGCAGCGGCCAGGCCACCGACCTGACGCTGATCGTCACCGGTACCCTGACCCTGGGCTATCAGTCGGTGATACGCGCCAGCATCAGCGCCGGCGCGGTGCAGAACGCGGACGGCTATGCCACCCTCAGCGGCTCGCTGACGACCACCAGCGGCGCGATCTCGCTGGGCTATCTCAGCACCCTCGGCGGCGACATCACCAGCGGCTCCGGCGCCATCAGCCTGGCCCAGGGCGTGGTGGTCAGCGGCGACGTCAGCAGCAGCAGCGGCGCCGTCGACCTGGGCTTCCAGACCCAGGTCAGCGGCGACATCACCACCAGCGGCAAGGTCACGCTCGCGCAGGCCAGCGTCGTCAGCGGCGCCGTGAGCGGGGCCGCGGGTGCGGTCAGCCTGGGCTACCAGACCAAGGTGGTGGGCAGCATCACCACCAGCACGGGCACCATCACACTGGCCCAGGCTGCCATTGCACAGTCCTGTGTCAGGTCCACCAGCTCGGCCACCATCACCCTGGGCTACCAGTCCTCGGTCAACAGCGTCTGCTGCGGCAGCACCTGCGGCAACAGCTGCGTGGTCAACAACAGCAATGCGGCCATGCCGCCCGCCTGCAAGCCTCCCCCAGTGGCCGAGTACCGTTTCGACGAATGCAGCTATAACGGCACGGCCGGCGAGGCCAAGGACTCGGTGGGCAGCAACCACGCCACCGCCGTGTTGGGCGCGGCCAACGCGGGCACCGCACCGACTGTCGTCAACCGCTACGCCGACCTGGGCTACACCGATGGCCGGCGCTACTTCACGCCGGGCTCGGCGATCTCGCTGAGCAGCGACTGGACGATCAGTGCCTGGATCAAGTTTCCGCTGTCCACCGGGGGCAGTGCGTACCACGTGCTCGGCGCCATGGCCGGTGGTGGCGACGTGCTCTATCTCGACGGCGGCAACAACTTTCGCTGGGGCGTCTACACGCCAGGCAACATCGTGCCGGGCACCTTTCAGCTGGGCACCCTGGCCAGCGGCTGGCATCACCTGGCCGTGGTGGGCCAGGGCAGTAGCACCAAGCTCTACATCGATGGCGCATTCAAGGAATCGGTCAATGCCAAGGCCAGTGGCAGCCTGGCCTATCTCGGCGCCTCCTACGACGTCGACTCCTCCACCCACGAGGGCATGAACAGCGGCCTCGACGAGTACCTGATCTTTGCCTCCGCCCTGTCGGCAGCGGACATCAGCAGCA
It contains:
- a CDS encoding agglutinin biogenesis protein MshP, which encodes MSTTCRKPQHRIVRETGFTLVSVVFILVVLAVLGAAMARMSMRQHLGSAAELGTARAYQAAYAGLEWASVQVLRSAAAPACFAGTQITLGDFVVSVSCTRTQGSDGASTLNFYQLIANACNAPSASGCPNTATSPQTTYLERQLSRTVAR